The Caretta caretta isolate rCarCar2 chromosome 15, rCarCar1.hap1, whole genome shotgun sequence genome window below encodes:
- the ANAPC7 gene encoding anaphase-promoting complex subunit 7 isoform X1, which produces MSVVEHVREMAAAGLHSNVRLLSGLLLTMSGNNPELFSPSQKYQLLVYHADSLFHDKEYRNAVSKYTMALQQKKALSKTSKVRPSTGNAAATPQSQCLPSEIEVKYKMAECYTMLKQDKDAIAILDGIPSRQRTPKINMMLANLYKKAGQERSSVTSYKEVLRQCPLALDAILGLLSLSVKGAEVASMTMNVIQSIPNLDWLSVWIKAYAFVHTGDNTRAINTICSLEKKSLLRDNVDLLGSLADLYFRAGDNKNSILKFEQAQMLDPYLIKGMDVYGYLLARDGRLEDVENLGCRLFNISDQHAEPWVVSGCHSFYSKRYSRALYLGAKAIQLNSNSVQALLLKGAALRNMGRVQEAIIHFREAIRLAPCRLDCYEGLIDCYLASNSIREAMVMANNVYKTLGANAQTLTLLATVCLEDPVTQEKAKTLLDKALTQRPDYIKAVVKKAELLSREQKYEDGIALLRNALANQSDCVLHRILGDFLVAVSEYQEAMDQYSIALSLDPNDQKSLEGMQKMEKEESPTDATQEEDVDDMEGSGEEGDLEGSDSEAAQWADQEQWFGMQ; this is translated from the exons ATGAGCGTGGTGGAGCATGTGCGGGAGATGGCGGCTGCCGGGCTCCACTCCAACGTGCGGCTCCTCAGCGGGCTCCTGCTCACCATGAGCGGCAACAACCC TGAGTTATTCTCGCCATCACAAAAGTACCAGCTTCTTGTATATCATGCAGATTCCCTCTTCCATGACAAGGAATATAGGAATGCTGTAAGTAAGTATACAATGGCCTTGCAGCAGAAGAAAGCATTAAGTAAAACTTCAAAAGTAAGACCCTCTACTGGGAATGCTGCAGCCACTCCACAAAGTCAG TGTCTGCCATCTGAAATTGAAGTGAAATACAAGATGGCTGAATGCTACACAATGTTGAAGCAAGATAAAGATGCTATTGCTATACTAGATGGAATTCCTTCAAGACAGAGAACCCCCAAG ATTAACATGATGTTGGCAAATTTGTACAAGAAGGCAGGTCAAGAACGCTCATCTGTTACCAGTTACAAAGAAGTGCTGAGACAGTGTCCATTAGCACTCGATGCCATACTAG GTTTGCTGTCACTTTCAGTAAAAGGGGCAGAAGTGGCTTCCATGACGATGAATGTTATTCAGAGCATCCCTAACTTGGACTGGCTTTCAGTGTGGATCAAAGCATATGCATTTGTGCACACTGGAGATAATACTAGAGCAATCAACACCATCTG CTCGTTAGAGAAAAAGTCTTTACTGAGGGATAATGTGGATCTATTGGGTAGCTTAGCAGACCTGTATTTCCGAGCTGGAGATAATAAAAACTCGATTCTGAAATTTGAGCAGGCACAAATGCTGGATCCTTATCTGATAAAAG gaatggACGTATATGGCTACTTACTGGCACGTGATGGTCGACTGGAGGATGTGGAGAACTTGGGCTGCCGTCTTTTCAATATTTCTGATCAGCATGCAGAACCATGGGTGGTGTCAGG GTGTCACAGTTTCTACAGTAAGCGATACTCCCGGGCCTTGTATTTAGGAGCCAAAGCTATTCAGCTGAATAGTAATAGTGTTCAAGCTTTGCTGCTGAAAGGGGCTGCTCTTAGAAATATGGGACGAGTACAAGAGGCAATTATACATTTCCGAGAAGCAATACGCCTTGCACCTTGCAGGCTTGACTGTTATGAAG GTCTCATTGATTGTTATCTGGCATCCAACAGTATCCGTGAAGCAATGGTTATGGCTAACAATGTGTACAAAACCCTGGGAGCAAATGCACAGACGCTTACTCTGTTAGCAACAGTCTGTCTTGAAGATCCAGTCACACAAGAGAAAGCAAAAACCTTATTAGATAAGGCACTGACACAGAGACCAGATTACATTAAAGCTGTGGTAAAAAAAGCGGAGCTTCtta GTAGAGAACAGAAATATGAAGATGGAATAGCTTTGTTGAGGAATGCACTGGCCAATCAGAGTGACTGTGTTCTGCATCGAATACTGGGTGACTTTCTTGTAGCAGTCAGTGAATATCAAGAAGCCATGGACCAGTACAGTATTGCCCTAAG CTTGGATCCCAATGATCAGAAGTCTTTAGAAGGAATGCAGAAAATGGAAAAAGAGGAGAGTCCAACAGATGCAACCCAGGAGGAGGATGTGGATGACATGGAGGGAAGTGGAGAAGAAGGGGATTTGGAGGGCAGTGATAGTGAAGCAGCACAGTGGGCAGATCAAGAACAATGGTTTGGCATGCAGTGA
- the ANAPC7 gene encoding anaphase-promoting complex subunit 7 isoform X2 has protein sequence MALQQKKALSKTSKVRPSTGNAAATPQSQCLPSEIEVKYKMAECYTMLKQDKDAIAILDGIPSRQRTPKINMMLANLYKKAGQERSSVTSYKEVLRQCPLALDAILGLLSLSVKGAEVASMTMNVIQSIPNLDWLSVWIKAYAFVHTGDNTRAINTICSLEKKSLLRDNVDLLGSLADLYFRAGDNKNSILKFEQAQMLDPYLIKGMDVYGYLLARDGRLEDVENLGCRLFNISDQHAEPWVVSGCHSFYSKRYSRALYLGAKAIQLNSNSVQALLLKGAALRNMGRVQEAIIHFREAIRLAPCRLDCYEGLIDCYLASNSIREAMVMANNVYKTLGANAQTLTLLATVCLEDPVTQEKAKTLLDKALTQRPDYIKAVVKKAELLSREQKYEDGIALLRNALANQSDCVLHRILGDFLVAVSEYQEAMDQYSIALSLDPNDQKSLEGMQKMEKEESPTDATQEEDVDDMEGSGEEGDLEGSDSEAAQWADQEQWFGMQ, from the exons ATGGCCTTGCAGCAGAAGAAAGCATTAAGTAAAACTTCAAAAGTAAGACCCTCTACTGGGAATGCTGCAGCCACTCCACAAAGTCAG TGTCTGCCATCTGAAATTGAAGTGAAATACAAGATGGCTGAATGCTACACAATGTTGAAGCAAGATAAAGATGCTATTGCTATACTAGATGGAATTCCTTCAAGACAGAGAACCCCCAAG ATTAACATGATGTTGGCAAATTTGTACAAGAAGGCAGGTCAAGAACGCTCATCTGTTACCAGTTACAAAGAAGTGCTGAGACAGTGTCCATTAGCACTCGATGCCATACTAG GTTTGCTGTCACTTTCAGTAAAAGGGGCAGAAGTGGCTTCCATGACGATGAATGTTATTCAGAGCATCCCTAACTTGGACTGGCTTTCAGTGTGGATCAAAGCATATGCATTTGTGCACACTGGAGATAATACTAGAGCAATCAACACCATCTG CTCGTTAGAGAAAAAGTCTTTACTGAGGGATAATGTGGATCTATTGGGTAGCTTAGCAGACCTGTATTTCCGAGCTGGAGATAATAAAAACTCGATTCTGAAATTTGAGCAGGCACAAATGCTGGATCCTTATCTGATAAAAG gaatggACGTATATGGCTACTTACTGGCACGTGATGGTCGACTGGAGGATGTGGAGAACTTGGGCTGCCGTCTTTTCAATATTTCTGATCAGCATGCAGAACCATGGGTGGTGTCAGG GTGTCACAGTTTCTACAGTAAGCGATACTCCCGGGCCTTGTATTTAGGAGCCAAAGCTATTCAGCTGAATAGTAATAGTGTTCAAGCTTTGCTGCTGAAAGGGGCTGCTCTTAGAAATATGGGACGAGTACAAGAGGCAATTATACATTTCCGAGAAGCAATACGCCTTGCACCTTGCAGGCTTGACTGTTATGAAG GTCTCATTGATTGTTATCTGGCATCCAACAGTATCCGTGAAGCAATGGTTATGGCTAACAATGTGTACAAAACCCTGGGAGCAAATGCACAGACGCTTACTCTGTTAGCAACAGTCTGTCTTGAAGATCCAGTCACACAAGAGAAAGCAAAAACCTTATTAGATAAGGCACTGACACAGAGACCAGATTACATTAAAGCTGTGGTAAAAAAAGCGGAGCTTCtta GTAGAGAACAGAAATATGAAGATGGAATAGCTTTGTTGAGGAATGCACTGGCCAATCAGAGTGACTGTGTTCTGCATCGAATACTGGGTGACTTTCTTGTAGCAGTCAGTGAATATCAAGAAGCCATGGACCAGTACAGTATTGCCCTAAG CTTGGATCCCAATGATCAGAAGTCTTTAGAAGGAATGCAGAAAATGGAAAAAGAGGAGAGTCCAACAGATGCAACCCAGGAGGAGGATGTGGATGACATGGAGGGAAGTGGAGAAGAAGGGGATTTGGAGGGCAGTGATAGTGAAGCAGCACAGTGGGCAGATCAAGAACAATGGTTTGGCATGCAGTGA
- the ANAPC7 gene encoding anaphase-promoting complex subunit 7 isoform X3: MAECYTMLKQDKDAIAILDGIPSRQRTPKINMMLANLYKKAGQERSSVTSYKEVLRQCPLALDAILGLLSLSVKGAEVASMTMNVIQSIPNLDWLSVWIKAYAFVHTGDNTRAINTICSLEKKSLLRDNVDLLGSLADLYFRAGDNKNSILKFEQAQMLDPYLIKGMDVYGYLLARDGRLEDVENLGCRLFNISDQHAEPWVVSGCHSFYSKRYSRALYLGAKAIQLNSNSVQALLLKGAALRNMGRVQEAIIHFREAIRLAPCRLDCYEGLIDCYLASNSIREAMVMANNVYKTLGANAQTLTLLATVCLEDPVTQEKAKTLLDKALTQRPDYIKAVVKKAELLSREQKYEDGIALLRNALANQSDCVLHRILGDFLVAVSEYQEAMDQYSIALSLDPNDQKSLEGMQKMEKEESPTDATQEEDVDDMEGSGEEGDLEGSDSEAAQWADQEQWFGMQ; this comes from the exons ATGGCTGAATGCTACACAATGTTGAAGCAAGATAAAGATGCTATTGCTATACTAGATGGAATTCCTTCAAGACAGAGAACCCCCAAG ATTAACATGATGTTGGCAAATTTGTACAAGAAGGCAGGTCAAGAACGCTCATCTGTTACCAGTTACAAAGAAGTGCTGAGACAGTGTCCATTAGCACTCGATGCCATACTAG GTTTGCTGTCACTTTCAGTAAAAGGGGCAGAAGTGGCTTCCATGACGATGAATGTTATTCAGAGCATCCCTAACTTGGACTGGCTTTCAGTGTGGATCAAAGCATATGCATTTGTGCACACTGGAGATAATACTAGAGCAATCAACACCATCTG CTCGTTAGAGAAAAAGTCTTTACTGAGGGATAATGTGGATCTATTGGGTAGCTTAGCAGACCTGTATTTCCGAGCTGGAGATAATAAAAACTCGATTCTGAAATTTGAGCAGGCACAAATGCTGGATCCTTATCTGATAAAAG gaatggACGTATATGGCTACTTACTGGCACGTGATGGTCGACTGGAGGATGTGGAGAACTTGGGCTGCCGTCTTTTCAATATTTCTGATCAGCATGCAGAACCATGGGTGGTGTCAGG GTGTCACAGTTTCTACAGTAAGCGATACTCCCGGGCCTTGTATTTAGGAGCCAAAGCTATTCAGCTGAATAGTAATAGTGTTCAAGCTTTGCTGCTGAAAGGGGCTGCTCTTAGAAATATGGGACGAGTACAAGAGGCAATTATACATTTCCGAGAAGCAATACGCCTTGCACCTTGCAGGCTTGACTGTTATGAAG GTCTCATTGATTGTTATCTGGCATCCAACAGTATCCGTGAAGCAATGGTTATGGCTAACAATGTGTACAAAACCCTGGGAGCAAATGCACAGACGCTTACTCTGTTAGCAACAGTCTGTCTTGAAGATCCAGTCACACAAGAGAAAGCAAAAACCTTATTAGATAAGGCACTGACACAGAGACCAGATTACATTAAAGCTGTGGTAAAAAAAGCGGAGCTTCtta GTAGAGAACAGAAATATGAAGATGGAATAGCTTTGTTGAGGAATGCACTGGCCAATCAGAGTGACTGTGTTCTGCATCGAATACTGGGTGACTTTCTTGTAGCAGTCAGTGAATATCAAGAAGCCATGGACCAGTACAGTATTGCCCTAAG CTTGGATCCCAATGATCAGAAGTCTTTAGAAGGAATGCAGAAAATGGAAAAAGAGGAGAGTCCAACAGATGCAACCCAGGAGGAGGATGTGGATGACATGGAGGGAAGTGGAGAAGAAGGGGATTTGGAGGGCAGTGATAGTGAAGCAGCACAGTGGGCAGATCAAGAACAATGGTTTGGCATGCAGTGA